One window of Thiomicrorhabdus lithotrophica genomic DNA carries:
- a CDS encoding site-specific integrase, which produces MAISKTTLKSFSLKRRISKEEFLAASPQDVEKITYETADGLKLSVFFSNKSPINRKLNRVPVIYDDDTMEVERYSTLALLNARKNRTKDGTVSSIAQGLVEFLKFCEENQIDWRVTPRNKLKKPIYRYSRYLQTLIYDGVLAPSTAKRKISTVIRFYKDCQNDYGSDFFGVHPPYTDKMVTFTDPKGKTRLAVTQEEQIKVTKETPADSQLYIEDGGKLKSLMLEEQEVLHEILDSNKVRRNIEMRYIFKTALKTGARLQTILTLSVKDIDVHIDLPSGYSDINHIVRAGRSHIADSKRSKDINIFIPYSWIEALKVYVNGPRYQKRREKYFKNLGITNPTEEQLSKAYLFLTNRGTPYYDRKSDLKVYNPNNTRGQPRIGGGVHDYLAEHILPVMREKLGEGFRFHFHDLRATYGVNLRDQLREIYPEADSEEIYKQIQARLSHNDRKTTEDYVKYEPTGIELINLEHKYREDIGITVLTESQVNESLTLIQEG; this is translated from the coding sequence ATGGCTATCAGTAAAACAACACTAAAATCATTCTCATTAAAGCGGCGCATTTCAAAAGAAGAATTCTTAGCGGCTTCCCCTCAAGATGTTGAAAAGATCACTTATGAAACAGCAGATGGTCTTAAGCTTTCGGTATTCTTTTCAAATAAATCTCCAATTAATCGAAAGCTAAATCGAGTTCCTGTTATCTACGACGATGACACGATGGAGGTTGAACGGTATTCAACCCTTGCTTTGCTTAATGCAAGAAAGAATAGAACCAAGGATGGAACCGTTTCTTCCATCGCTCAAGGTTTAGTTGAATTCCTAAAATTCTGTGAAGAAAATCAAATTGATTGGCGTGTAACACCTAGGAATAAGCTTAAAAAGCCAATTTATCGTTACAGCAGATACCTTCAAACTCTCATCTATGATGGAGTTCTTGCCCCATCTACCGCAAAGCGAAAGATCTCTACAGTTATTAGATTCTATAAAGATTGCCAGAACGATTATGGTTCTGATTTCTTTGGTGTTCATCCTCCATATACAGACAAGATGGTTACATTTACTGACCCCAAAGGTAAGACAAGGCTTGCTGTCACGCAAGAAGAGCAGATTAAGGTTACGAAGGAAACACCAGCTGACAGTCAGTTATATATAGAAGATGGTGGAAAATTAAAATCTTTAATGCTAGAAGAACAGGAAGTACTGCATGAAATATTGGATAGCAATAAAGTTAGAAGAAATATCGAAATGCGTTATATCTTCAAAACAGCTCTAAAAACAGGTGCTCGCCTTCAAACCATCTTAACGTTGAGTGTGAAAGATATTGATGTTCACATTGATTTACCCTCAGGCTATTCGGATATTAACCACATTGTTCGAGCTGGTCGAAGCCACATTGCAGATTCCAAGCGATCAAAAGACATCAACATTTTCATACCTTATTCATGGATAGAAGCTCTAAAGGTGTATGTCAATGGCCCACGTTATCAAAAGCGACGTGAAAAATATTTCAAGAATTTAGGAATCACAAACCCAACCGAAGAACAGTTATCGAAAGCCTATTTGTTTTTAACGAATCGGGGTACACCTTATTACGATAGAAAATCTGATTTGAAAGTTTATAACCCTAATAATACCCGTGGGCAGCCAAGAATTGGCGGTGGCGTACATGATTATTTGGCTGAACACATATTGCCTGTTATGCGTGAAAAGCTTGGTGAAGGCTTTAGATTTCATTTCCATGACTTAAGAGCAACATACGGAGTTAATTTACGAGATCAGTTAAGAGAAATTTATCCCGAAGCAGATTCGGAAGAAATCTACAAACAGATTCAAGCTAGGCTTTCACATAATGATAGAAAAACAACTGAGGACTACGTTAAATATGAGCCAACAGGAATAGAGCTGATAAACCTTGAACACAAATACAGAGAGGATATTGGCATAACTGTTCTTACTGAAAGTCAAGTTAATGAATCTTTAACCTTAATTCAGGAGGGTTAG